The Achromobacter deleyi genome has a window encoding:
- a CDS encoding SCO family protein → MPMLLVFLCSLAPIVAAFVVYMNPQWWPADSSNYGTLVSPQRPMPVAAELRLTTLDGKPFDLQSLKGKWLLVAADGAACPESCARKLFITRNSHASQGKNVDRLGRVWFITDDAPVPDKVLEAYKGTVMLRVDPDQLARFLLARDTAAGQPGLQDPIWVIDPLGNLMMQYPAEADGVKVRKDISKLVYNSRIG, encoded by the coding sequence ATGCCCATGCTGCTGGTGTTCCTGTGTTCGCTGGCGCCCATCGTCGCCGCATTCGTGGTCTACATGAATCCGCAATGGTGGCCCGCGGATTCCAGCAACTACGGTACGCTCGTGTCGCCGCAGCGGCCGATGCCCGTGGCCGCCGAACTGCGCCTGACCACGCTGGACGGCAAGCCGTTCGACCTGCAAAGCCTGAAGGGCAAGTGGCTGCTGGTGGCCGCCGACGGCGCGGCCTGCCCCGAAAGCTGCGCGCGCAAGCTGTTCATCACCCGCAACAGCCACGCCAGCCAGGGCAAGAACGTGGACCGCCTGGGGCGCGTCTGGTTCATCACGGACGACGCGCCGGTGCCGGACAAGGTGCTGGAAGCCTACAAGGGCACCGTCATGCTGCGCGTGGATCCCGATCAACTGGCCCGGTTCCTGCTGGCGCGGGACACGGCCGCCGGCCAGCCGGGCCTGCAGGATCCGATCTGGGTGATCGATCCGCTGGGCAACCTGATGATGCAGTACCCTGCCGAGGCGGATGGCGTGAAGGTGCGCAAGGACATCAGCAAACTGGTCTATAACTCGCGCATTGGTTAA
- a CDS encoding SURF1 family protein, whose product MARPHSTRYTVAALLLLGIAVVILVSLGQWQLRRSDERRAILDAIEAGRKQTPLVLTPTTPPADMTAWRVAQASGTWLPEFSVLLDNRNHDGKPGYWLATPLLLDASTRRAVLVLRGWLPRVIQGQGEPRIPAAPAGVQTIEGELSVRVPRMFELWSLGGSESSSLPAALPVAGGAVPQVQNLPLDAYAKATGLTFLPTVLSQGGKGPDDGLVHDWPQPSVDFQQNTSYAVQWFAFGLIAAIAWLVVLGGAIKRMRQRGDSGAQARARARR is encoded by the coding sequence ATGGCCCGACCGCATTCCACACGCTACACGGTAGCCGCCCTACTCCTGCTTGGCATCGCCGTGGTGATCCTGGTGTCGCTGGGGCAATGGCAGCTGCGTCGCAGCGATGAGCGACGCGCCATTCTGGACGCGATCGAAGCGGGTCGCAAGCAAACGCCACTGGTGCTGACGCCGACCACCCCGCCTGCGGACATGACCGCCTGGCGGGTGGCCCAGGCAAGCGGCACCTGGCTGCCGGAATTCAGTGTACTGCTGGACAATCGCAACCACGACGGCAAGCCGGGCTATTGGCTGGCCACGCCGCTGCTGCTGGACGCTTCCACGCGGCGCGCGGTGCTGGTGCTGCGCGGCTGGCTGCCGCGCGTGATCCAGGGGCAGGGAGAACCGCGGATTCCGGCCGCGCCCGCGGGCGTGCAGACCATAGAGGGCGAACTGTCCGTGCGCGTGCCGCGCATGTTCGAGCTCTGGTCGCTCGGCGGTTCGGAGTCCTCCAGCTTGCCGGCGGCGCTGCCGGTGGCGGGCGGGGCCGTGCCGCAGGTGCAGAACCTGCCGCTGGACGCCTACGCCAAGGCCACGGGGCTCACCTTCCTGCCCACGGTGCTGAGCCAGGGCGGAAAGGGGCCCGACGATGGCCTGGTGCATGACTGGCCCCAGCCGTCCGTGGATTTTCAACAGAACACGTCTTATGCAGTGCAGTGGTTCGCTTTTGGCTTGATTGCCGCCATCGCATGGCTGGTGGTGCTGGGGGGCGCCATCAAGCGCATGCGCCAGCGCGGGGACAGCGGGGCTCAGGCCCGAGCCCGCGCCCGCAGATAA
- a CDS encoding twin transmembrane helix small protein codes for MRVFVVLAFVGILASLASALVYLMRDKGTTNRTVNALTVRIGLSVALFLFVLFAHHMGWIESTGFR; via the coding sequence ATGCGCGTTTTCGTCGTTCTGGCCTTCGTCGGGATCCTGGCCAGTCTGGCATCCGCCCTGGTCTACCTGATGCGGGACAAAGGTACCACCAACCGCACGGTCAACGCGCTGACGGTGCGCATCGGCCTGTCGGTCGCCCTGTTCCTGTTCGTGCTGTTCGCCCATCACATGGGCTGGATCGAGAGCACCGGCTTTAGATAG
- a CDS encoding cytochrome c oxidase subunit 3, with protein MSASHSVQGKEAPYYFVPADSGHPVRTAVALLFMGLGAAAWVNGVSAGKWAVLAGFIGLIVVLYYWFGDAIHESESGLNSKRIDGSYRWSMSWFIFSEVMFFAAFFGALWYTRTITTPWLGDIDHRLMLWPDFQATWPNFGPAGVVETFQTVGPFWLPTINTALLLSSGVTLTIAHHALRENHRNKTMFWLAATVILGFIFVACQAAEYIHAYTELNLKFNSGAYGSLFYMLTGFHGFHVILGATMLTVILIRLMRGHFTPDHHFGFEGAAWYWHFVDVVWLGLYLFVYWF; from the coding sequence ATGAGTGCAAGCCACTCGGTTCAAGGTAAAGAGGCACCGTACTACTTTGTGCCCGCCGACTCGGGTCACCCCGTGCGCACGGCCGTGGCGCTGTTGTTCATGGGCCTGGGCGCCGCCGCCTGGGTCAACGGCGTCAGCGCGGGCAAGTGGGCCGTCCTGGCGGGATTCATCGGCTTGATCGTGGTGCTGTATTACTGGTTCGGGGACGCGATCCACGAATCCGAATCCGGCCTGAACAGCAAGCGCATCGACGGTTCCTACCGTTGGAGCATGAGCTGGTTCATCTTCTCCGAAGTCATGTTCTTCGCCGCGTTCTTCGGCGCGCTCTGGTACACCCGCACCATCACGACGCCGTGGCTGGGCGACATCGATCACCGCCTGATGCTGTGGCCCGACTTCCAGGCGACGTGGCCGAACTTCGGCCCGGCCGGCGTGGTCGAGACGTTCCAGACCGTCGGCCCGTTCTGGCTGCCCACGATCAACACCGCGCTGTTGCTGAGCTCGGGCGTGACGCTGACCATCGCCCACCACGCGCTGCGCGAAAACCATCGCAACAAGACGATGTTCTGGCTGGCGGCCACCGTCATCCTGGGCTTCATCTTCGTGGCCTGTCAGGCCGCCGAGTACATCCATGCCTATACCGAACTGAACCTCAAGTTCAACTCGGGCGCGTACGGCTCGCTGTTCTACATGCTGACGGGTTTTCACGGCTTCCACGTAATCCTGGGCGCCACCATGCTGACGGTCATTCTGATCCGCCTGATGCGTGGCCACTTCACCCCCGACCACCACTTCGGTTTTGAAGGCGCGGCCTGGTATTGGCACTTTGTGGACGTGGTGTGGCTGGGGCTGTACCTGTTCGTGTACTGGTTCTGA
- a CDS encoding DUF2970 domain-containing protein produces the protein MSDDLRESAQRKLSFLQTMKAVAWGFFGVRKGAGYREDSARLNPVHVIVAGLLAAAIFVTVLVLIVRWAVSSLT, from the coding sequence ATGAGCGACGACCTTCGCGAATCCGCCCAGCGCAAGCTGAGTTTTCTTCAGACGATGAAGGCGGTGGCGTGGGGGTTCTTCGGCGTCCGCAAGGGCGCGGGATACCGGGAAGACAGCGCCAGGCTCAATCCGGTCCATGTGATCGTGGCGGGGCTGCTGGCAGCGGCAATCTTCGTTACTGTGCTGGTATTAATTGTGCGTTGGGCCGTTTCCAGCCTGACTTGA
- a CDS encoding cytochrome oxidase small assembly protein: MTPEQRRRNKIAGLVLLVFVIAVFAWTVFRGSALLSGTAIS, from the coding sequence ATGACACCCGAGCAGCGCCGCCGTAACAAGATTGCAGGACTGGTTCTTCTGGTTTTCGTCATTGCCGTGTTCGCCTGGACCGTTTTTCGCGGTTCGGCGCTGCTGTCCGGCACGGCGATCAGCTAG
- the ctaD gene encoding cytochrome c oxidase subunit I: MSSVTVDHVSPGHGHGHDDHHHGMPTGWRRWLFATNHKDIGTMYLIFSFIMLLEGGTLALLLRTELFEPGLQFFRPELFNQFTTMHGLIMVFGAIMPAFVGFANWMIPMQIGASDMAFARMNNFSFWLLPVAAIMLTVSFFVPGGATAAGWTLYAPLSLQMGPGMDLAIFAIHIMGASSIMGAINIIVTVLNMRAPGLTLMKMPLFCWTWLITAFLLLAVMPVLAAAITMVLTDRHFGTGFFNAAAGGDPVLYQHVFWFFGHPEVYIMILPAFGIVSAIVPAFARKKLFGYASMVYATASIAVLSFIVWAHHMFTTGMPVTGQLYFMYATMLISIPTGVKVFNWVATMWRGSMTFETPMLFSIGFIFVFTMGGFTGLILSVAPIDIQVHDTYYVVAHFHYVLVAGSLFALFAGAYYWVPKWTGRMYSEKLGKLHFWSTLISFNVTFFPMHFLGLAGMPRRYADYAAQFTTFHQLATIGAFWFGLSQLIFLWAILRCYMGKGERAAAKPWEGAEGLEWTVPSPAPFHTFETPPEVK; encoded by the coding sequence ATGAGCAGCGTCACTGTAGACCACGTGTCGCCGGGCCACGGCCACGGTCACGATGACCACCACCACGGCATGCCCACCGGCTGGCGCAGGTGGCTTTTTGCCACGAACCACAAAGATATCGGGACGATGTATCTCATCTTCTCGTTCATCATGCTTCTTGAAGGCGGGACGCTGGCCTTGCTGCTGCGCACCGAGCTCTTCGAGCCGGGCCTGCAGTTCTTCCGCCCCGAACTCTTCAACCAGTTCACCACCATGCACGGCCTCATCATGGTGTTCGGCGCCATCATGCCGGCCTTCGTGGGCTTTGCGAACTGGATGATCCCGATGCAGATCGGCGCGTCCGACATGGCGTTCGCCCGCATGAACAACTTCAGCTTCTGGCTGCTGCCGGTGGCCGCGATCATGCTGACGGTGTCGTTCTTCGTGCCGGGCGGCGCCACCGCCGCCGGCTGGACCCTGTATGCGCCGCTGTCGCTGCAGATGGGTCCCGGCATGGACCTGGCCATCTTCGCCATCCACATCATGGGCGCCTCGTCCATCATGGGCGCCATCAACATCATCGTGACCGTGCTGAACATGCGCGCGCCCGGCCTGACGCTGATGAAGATGCCGCTGTTCTGCTGGACCTGGCTGATCACTGCGTTCCTGCTGCTGGCCGTGATGCCGGTGCTGGCCGCGGCCATCACCATGGTGCTGACCGACCGCCACTTCGGCACGGGCTTCTTCAATGCCGCGGCCGGCGGCGACCCGGTCCTGTACCAGCACGTGTTCTGGTTCTTCGGGCACCCCGAGGTCTACATCATGATCTTGCCGGCGTTCGGTATCGTGTCGGCCATCGTGCCCGCGTTCGCTCGCAAGAAGCTCTTCGGCTATGCCTCGATGGTGTACGCCACCGCCTCCATTGCCGTGCTGTCGTTCATCGTGTGGGCCCACCACATGTTCACGACGGGCATGCCGGTGACGGGCCAGCTCTACTTCATGTACGCCACCATGCTCATCTCCATCCCGACCGGGGTGAAGGTGTTCAACTGGGTCGCCACGATGTGGCGCGGCTCCATGACGTTCGAGACCCCGATGCTGTTCTCGATCGGCTTCATCTTCGTGTTCACCATGGGCGGCTTCACCGGCCTGATCCTGTCGGTGGCCCCCATCGACATCCAGGTGCATGACACGTACTACGTGGTGGCGCACTTCCATTACGTGCTGGTGGCGGGCTCCCTGTTCGCCCTGTTCGCCGGCGCGTATTACTGGGTGCCCAAGTGGACGGGCCGCATGTACAGCGAAAAGCTGGGCAAGCTGCACTTCTGGTCCACGCTGATCTCGTTCAACGTGACCTTCTTCCCGATGCACTTCCTGGGCCTGGCCGGCATGCCGCGCCGCTATGCCGACTACGCCGCGCAGTTCACGACGTTCCATCAGCTCGCCACCATCGGCGCCTTCTGGTTCGGCCTGTCGCAGCTGATTTTCCTGTGGGCGATCCTGCGCTGCTACATGGGCAAGGGCGAACGCGCCGCGGCCAAGCCGTGGGAAGGCGCCGAAGGGCTGGAATGGACGGTGCCTTCGCCCGCGCCTTTCCATACCTTCGAAACGCCGCCCGAAGTGAAGTGA
- the coxB gene encoding cytochrome c oxidase subunit II: MKKWRGVLGACAMLIGSVAGAQVQNMPGGPKVNQLNLHEGVTAISRDIMWLHWLLLTICIVIFIGVFGVMFYSIWAHRKSRGHKAATFHEHLGVEVAWTVIPFIIVIAMALPATKTVVAMKDTSSADLTVKVTGYQWKWGYEYLDGTAAGIKFLSTLSTPRAQIENREPKGEFYLMEVDNHMVVPVNKKVRVVLTASDVIHSWMIPDFGVKQDAIPGFLRDTWFNADKPGIYRGQCAELCGKDHAFMPIVVEVLAQADYDKWVEDQKKKMAANADDPNKEWTEAELVARGEKVFAANCVACHQANGKGIPGSFPPLDGDKVVLGPKGDQINTVLKGKPGTAMAAFGGQLNDVEIAAVISYTRHAWSNAGKGQDPTVPPKDIAAVR; this comes from the coding sequence ATGAAGAAGTGGAGAGGGGTACTGGGGGCTTGTGCGATGCTGATTGGCAGCGTGGCCGGCGCTCAGGTGCAAAACATGCCCGGCGGTCCGAAGGTCAATCAGCTCAACCTGCATGAAGGTGTCACTGCGATTTCGCGCGACATCATGTGGCTGCATTGGTTGCTGCTCACCATCTGTATCGTGATTTTCATCGGCGTCTTCGGAGTGATGTTCTACTCCATCTGGGCGCACCGGAAGTCGCGCGGCCACAAGGCCGCGACGTTTCACGAACACCTGGGCGTCGAAGTCGCCTGGACAGTCATCCCCTTCATCATCGTCATCGCCATGGCGCTGCCGGCCACCAAGACGGTCGTCGCCATGAAGGACACGTCCAGCGCCGACCTGACCGTCAAGGTCACCGGCTATCAATGGAAGTGGGGCTACGAGTACCTCGACGGCACCGCCGCGGGCATCAAGTTCCTCTCCACGCTGTCGACCCCGCGCGCCCAGATCGAGAACCGCGAGCCCAAAGGCGAGTTCTATCTGATGGAAGTGGACAACCACATGGTCGTCCCCGTGAACAAGAAGGTCCGCGTCGTCCTCACTGCCTCGGACGTCATCCACTCCTGGATGATTCCGGACTTCGGCGTGAAGCAGGACGCCATTCCCGGCTTCCTGCGCGACACCTGGTTCAATGCGGACAAGCCCGGCATCTACCGTGGCCAGTGCGCGGAACTCTGTGGCAAGGACCACGCCTTCATGCCCATCGTCGTGGAAGTCCTGGCGCAAGCCGACTACGATAAGTGGGTTGAAGACCAAAAGAAGAAGATGGCGGCAAACGCCGACGATCCCAATAAAGAGTGGACGGAAGCCGAACTGGTTGCCCGCGGCGAAAAGGTTTTCGCGGCGAATTGCGTGGCCTGTCACCAGGCCAACGGCAAGGGCATTCCAGGCTCCTTCCCGCCGCTCGACGGAGACAAGGTTGTTCTGGGCCCCAAGGGAGACCAGATCAACACCGTGCTGAAGGGCAAGCCCGGCACCGCGATGGCGGCGTTCGGCGGGCAGCTCAACGATGTCGAGATCGCAGCGGTCATCAGCTATACGCGCCATGCCTGGAGCAATGCCGGCAAGGGGCAGGACCCGACGGTTCCACCGAAGGACATCGCGGCCGTGCGCTGA
- a CDS encoding NUDIX hydrolase, protein MHKQLSDLYAALCARAQEPAPEGAHALYIAGRRCGWATHAACDALRGAPRIDSNDAELRIGEGMEPGKELDAVLEQAAELLRQANCLRGWRDELLDVMDGERALGVIERAAVRPLGLLTKAVHLNAWTPDGRLWVARRSLSKSTDPGMWDTLVGGLAGSGEDLELALVRECGEEAGLDAPDLARRSPLRTILRIHRRLPEGYQVEDVLTSTCVLAPDARPANRDGEVMEIATVDVDTAVHRIIEGEFTLEAALVLIEDIMRRQAAGEI, encoded by the coding sequence ATGCATAAGCAGTTGTCCGATTTGTATGCCGCCCTGTGCGCCCGCGCGCAGGAGCCCGCCCCGGAAGGCGCGCACGCTCTATATATAGCGGGGCGCCGCTGCGGCTGGGCCACGCATGCCGCTTGCGACGCGCTGCGCGGCGCGCCGCGCATCGACTCGAATGACGCGGAGCTGCGCATCGGCGAGGGCATGGAGCCGGGCAAGGAGCTCGACGCGGTTCTGGAGCAGGCCGCCGAACTGTTGCGCCAAGCCAACTGCCTGCGCGGCTGGCGCGACGAATTGCTGGATGTGATGGACGGCGAGCGCGCGCTGGGCGTGATCGAGCGCGCGGCCGTGCGGCCCCTGGGCCTGCTTACCAAGGCCGTGCATTTGAATGCCTGGACTCCGGACGGCCGGCTGTGGGTGGCGCGGCGCTCGCTCAGCAAATCAACCGATCCCGGTATGTGGGACACCCTGGTGGGTGGATTGGCCGGCAGCGGCGAGGACCTGGAACTGGCGCTGGTGCGCGAATGCGGCGAAGAGGCCGGCCTGGATGCGCCGGACCTGGCGCGCCGTTCGCCCCTGCGCACGATCCTGCGCATTCATCGCCGCCTGCCCGAGGGCTATCAGGTGGAAGACGTCCTGACCAGCACCTGCGTGCTGGCGCCGGACGCCCGGCCCGCCAACCGCGACGGCGAGGTCATGGAGATCGCCACCGTTGACGTGGACACGGCGGTGCACCGGATCATCGAAGGGGAATTCACGCTGGAAGCGGCGCTGGTGCTCATCGAGGACATCATGCGGCGCCAGGCCGCCGGCGAAATCTGA
- a CDS encoding cation:proton antiporter yields the protein MDVGFLVFGLAGLLTLVCFMPPLAGRLKLPYSVLLAIVGCLLGIIIHVHGWAPSWIADFLDSLERFEISSETFLMVFLPVLLFETALSMNVRRLMDDIGPILMMAIVAVVVCTVVVGVTLDAISPYGLVVCLLLGAIVATTDPVAVVGIFREVGAPKRLTTLVEGESLFNDAASIALYSVLLAVLSGHGELTASGIFNDFIVHFIGGGVAGFAMGRLACFLFAWLRGFPTAEITLTLTLAYLSFFISEHYLNVSGVVATVIAGLVVGSTGRTRMSPTTFEYLASAWGQFGFWANSLIFLFAAMLIPKLMAAADWQELVLVGVVFVVTLIARAIVVFGLLPLLGLTRLGTKVSRPYKVVMLWGGLRGAVSLALALAVTEQTGVPEESRQFIAVATTGFVLMTLFVNGISLRPLIRMLGLNQLSSVERTIRNQVLAVALEDLQGKTDEVAKTEHIGNEVRDRIRAVFDASLASVHDGQVSQMSDEQRVAVGLAIVAQREEEMFFDILKAQIVDWRMAEALLARAERLEDAIRLGGVSGFERAIVADVRYSTAFRLALRLHYVFGFQGWLARELGQRFANLMSKRSVAQRLIVFAREQITPLLGEEATQRIVSLHQRRLDLIENAMQALNLQYPSYAQWLQESYLGRVARELERIRYRDMLEQFLISGEVYADLMEQLKSRWAHIDKHPPLDIEMSAAELIKRVPLFEGLSPDSLRAISKLLKPRLSLPDQRVLTQGRHGEEMCFVASGAVAVHLPDNTMIELGSGEFFGELGLLGEQQLTPDVTSLGYSKLLMLSSRDFHALLARDENLRERIQVVAKQRLRAIEVWKQFSQASNAAPAPTPAPVSAPSPSQAAEAAEAAGVSGSSSGDDSGAARDLRGAEVRDAGTPGDAVLGTPETAPR from the coding sequence ATGGATGTTGGTTTTCTCGTATTTGGCCTTGCCGGCCTGCTCACGCTGGTCTGCTTCATGCCGCCCCTGGCCGGTCGCCTCAAGCTGCCGTACTCGGTGCTGCTTGCCATCGTCGGCTGTCTGCTGGGCATCATCATCCACGTGCACGGCTGGGCTCCCAGCTGGATCGCCGACTTCCTGGATTCGCTGGAACGCTTCGAGATCTCGTCCGAAACCTTCCTGATGGTGTTCCTGCCGGTGCTGTTGTTCGAGACCGCGCTGTCCATGAACGTGCGGCGTCTGATGGACGACATCGGCCCCATCCTCATGATGGCCATCGTGGCCGTGGTGGTATGCACGGTGGTCGTGGGCGTGACCCTGGACGCCATTTCGCCCTACGGCCTGGTGGTGTGCCTGCTGCTGGGCGCCATCGTGGCGACGACGGATCCGGTGGCGGTGGTCGGCATCTTCCGGGAGGTGGGCGCGCCCAAGCGGCTGACGACGCTCGTCGAGGGCGAAAGCCTGTTCAACGACGCGGCCTCCATCGCGCTGTATTCGGTGCTGCTCGCCGTGCTGAGCGGTCACGGGGAACTGACCGCAAGCGGAATCTTCAACGACTTCATCGTTCACTTCATCGGCGGCGGCGTGGCGGGCTTTGCCATGGGGCGGCTGGCCTGCTTCCTGTTCGCCTGGCTGCGCGGCTTTCCCACGGCCGAGATCACGCTGACCCTGACGCTGGCATATCTATCCTTTTTCATTTCCGAGCACTATCTGAATGTCTCGGGCGTGGTCGCAACCGTGATCGCGGGCCTGGTGGTGGGTTCCACCGGCCGCACGCGCATGTCGCCCACCACCTTCGAATACCTGGCCAGCGCCTGGGGCCAGTTCGGTTTCTGGGCTAACTCGCTGATCTTCCTGTTCGCGGCCATGCTGATCCCCAAGCTGATGGCTGCCGCCGACTGGCAGGAGCTGGTGCTGGTGGGCGTGGTGTTCGTCGTGACGCTGATCGCGCGCGCGATCGTGGTCTTCGGCCTGCTGCCCCTGCTGGGCCTGACCCGGCTGGGCACCAAGGTCAGCAGGCCGTACAAGGTGGTGATGCTGTGGGGCGGATTGCGTGGAGCCGTCTCGCTGGCCCTGGCGCTGGCGGTCACCGAACAGACCGGCGTGCCCGAAGAATCGCGCCAGTTCATCGCCGTGGCCACCACGGGGTTCGTGCTGATGACCTTGTTCGTCAACGGCATCAGCCTGCGGCCGCTGATCCGCATGCTGGGGCTGAACCAGCTGTCGTCGGTGGAGCGCACCATCCGCAACCAGGTGCTGGCCGTGGCGCTGGAAGACCTGCAGGGCAAGACGGATGAGGTGGCCAAGACCGAACACATTGGCAACGAGGTCCGCGACCGCATCCGCGCCGTATTCGACGCCAGCCTGGCCAGCGTGCACGACGGCCAGGTCAGCCAGATGAGCGACGAGCAGCGCGTGGCGGTGGGACTGGCCATCGTGGCGCAACGCGAAGAGGAAATGTTCTTCGACATCCTGAAGGCGCAGATCGTGGACTGGCGCATGGCCGAAGCGCTGCTGGCGCGGGCGGAACGGCTGGAAGACGCAATCCGGCTGGGCGGCGTGTCCGGCTTCGAGCGCGCGATCGTGGCTGACGTGCGCTATTCCACCGCCTTCCGGCTGGCCTTGCGCCTGCACTATGTATTTGGGTTCCAGGGCTGGCTGGCGCGCGAGCTGGGCCAGCGTTTCGCCAATCTGATGAGCAAGCGGTCGGTCGCGCAGCGCCTGATCGTATTCGCCCGCGAACAGATCACGCCGCTGCTGGGCGAGGAAGCGACGCAGCGCATCGTATCCTTGCACCAACGCCGCCTGGACCTGATCGAAAACGCCATGCAGGCGCTGAACCTGCAGTACCCGTCGTACGCGCAGTGGTTGCAGGAAAGCTATCTGGGCCGGGTCGCCCGCGAGCTCGAGCGCATCCGTTACCGCGACATGCTTGAGCAGTTTCTGATCAGCGGCGAGGTGTACGCGGACCTGATGGAGCAATTGAAGAGCCGCTGGGCGCATATCGACAAGCACCCGCCGCTGGACATCGAAATGAGCGCGGCCGAGCTGATCAAGCGCGTGCCCCTGTTCGAAGGCCTGTCGCCCGATTCGCTGCGCGCCATCAGCAAGCTGCTCAAGCCGCGGCTGTCCCTGCCCGATCAGCGAGTCCTGACCCAGGGCCGGCACGGCGAGGAAATGTGCTTCGTGGCGTCGGGCGCCGTGGCCGTTCATCTGCCCGACAACACCATGATCGAACTGGGCAGTGGCGAATTCTTCGGTGAACTCGGCCTGCTGGGCGAGCAGCAGCTCACGCCGGATGTGACGTCGCTGGGCTACAGCAAGCTGCTGATGCTGTCGTCGCGGGACTTCCACGCCCTGCTCGCGCGCGACGAGAATCTGCGCGAGCGCATTCAGGTCGTGGCCAAGCAGCGGCTGCGCGCGATCGAGGTCTGGAAGCAGTTCTCGCAGGCGTCCAACGCCGCGCCTGCCCCGACGCCCGCGCCGGTCTCGGCGCCCAGTCCGTCGCAGGCGGCCGAAGCCGCCGAGGCGGCGGGCGTCAGCGGTTCTTCCTCCGGTGACGACTCGGGCGCGGCCCGCGACTTGCGCGGAGCAGAGGTCCGCGATGCCGGCACGCCGGGAGACGCGGTGCTGGGAACGCCGGAGACGGCGCCCCGCTGA
- the cpdA gene encoding 3',5'-cyclic-AMP phosphodiesterase, with protein MARVVHSLSRRHDAPAMLVQLTDSHLFGEPDTMMLGVNTDASLRAVLRQIEADGKHPDLLLATGDLSQDGEAAGYRRFADILSGAGALERASIRCLPGNHDLPAVLRQELPDWSAPVTDVGAWRVVALDTTVPGSNAGHLADSQLDMLEAALAEAPGRHTLVAMHHNPMQIDSHWHDSMMIDNPQALFKRLTHWPQVRVLLWGHVHHEFDRRRHNLRMLATPSTCFQFSIRDGKHVVDNMAPGYRWIKLYQDGSMATGVRRVQDALWHTALAAPDNAQAA; from the coding sequence GTGGCACGCGTCGTCCATTCTCTGTCCCGGCGCCACGATGCGCCCGCCATGCTCGTCCAACTGACCGATAGCCATTTGTTCGGCGAGCCCGACACCATGATGCTGGGCGTCAACACCGACGCCAGCCTGCGCGCGGTGCTGCGCCAGATCGAGGCCGACGGCAAGCATCCCGATCTGCTGCTGGCCACCGGCGACCTGTCGCAGGACGGCGAAGCCGCCGGCTACCGGCGCTTTGCCGACATCCTGTCCGGGGCGGGCGCGCTTGAGCGCGCGAGCATCCGCTGCCTGCCCGGCAATCACGACCTGCCGGCCGTGCTGCGCCAGGAATTGCCCGATTGGTCCGCGCCGGTGACGGACGTGGGCGCATGGCGCGTGGTGGCGCTGGACACGACCGTGCCCGGCTCGAACGCCGGCCATCTGGCCGATAGCCAGCTGGACATGCTGGAGGCCGCGCTGGCAGAAGCCCCTGGTCGCCACACGCTGGTGGCGATGCATCACAACCCCATGCAGATCGACAGCCACTGGCATGACTCGATGATGATCGACAACCCGCAGGCGCTGTTCAAGCGGCTGACGCACTGGCCGCAGGTGCGCGTGCTGTTGTGGGGGCATGTGCATCATGAGTTCGACCGCCGCCGGCACAATCTGCGCATGCTGGCCACGCCATCCACATGCTTTCAGTTCAGCATTCGCGACGGCAAGCATGTCGTGGACAACATGGCGCCCGGGTACCGGTGGATCAAGCTCTATCAGGATGGATCGATGGCGACGGGCGTGCGCCGCGTGCAGGATGCGCTGTGGCATACGGCGCTGGCGGCGCCGGACAATGCGCAAGCGGCTTAG